From Thermonema lapsum, the proteins below share one genomic window:
- a CDS encoding tetratricopeptide repeat protein, with translation MKSISSIQALIEAQEYIQAEQALSKLIAQNPNTQLFYLRAKCYYRLERFEDAIADYDRLLSQQPSADGFYERGLAKYMAGRSIESLEDFDRAVELDPDYAFRYASRGFIKAALGMVEAAIEDYQKAIELDPDDAINHNNLGLLYEQLGMPEAAIKHFRKADAIAGLPEGKYISQQRPHTPQFINIPNEATPTATNRWQIIKEVFCSAARRKEFFRFVAQKLGLGKKETKA, from the coding sequence TCCTCGATTCAAGCCCTCATAGAAGCACAAGAATACATACAGGCAGAACAGGCGCTCTCGAAGCTGATAGCTCAAAACCCCAACACCCAGCTTTTTTATTTACGTGCCAAGTGCTACTACCGCCTCGAACGCTTCGAAGACGCCATCGCCGACTACGACCGCCTTTTATCGCAACAGCCCTCTGCCGACGGCTTTTATGAACGGGGCTTAGCAAAATACATGGCAGGGCGCTCTATCGAAAGCCTCGAAGACTTCGACCGAGCAGTAGAGCTTGACCCTGACTATGCTTTCCGTTATGCCAGCCGTGGCTTTATCAAGGCAGCCTTGGGCATGGTAGAAGCTGCCATCGAAGACTATCAGAAAGCTATAGAGCTGGACCCCGACGACGCCATCAACCACAACAACTTGGGTTTGCTCTACGAGCAGTTGGGCATGCCAGAAGCCGCCATCAAACATTTCCGTAAAGCCGACGCCATCGCCGGGCTGCCCGAAGGAAAGTACATCTCTCAACAACGCCCCCATACTCCCCAATTTATCAACATACCCAACGAGGCAACGCCCACCGCTACCAATCGCTGGCAAATCATCAAAGAAGTATTCTGCTCTGCTGCGCGCCGCAAGGAGTTCTTCCGCTTTGTGGCGCAGAAGTTGGGTTTAGGCAAAAAAGAAACAAAGGCATGA